The Paenibacillus sp. MBLB1832 genome has a window encoding:
- a CDS encoding ribonuclease HII yields the protein MLDYEKDLWEQGFCSVAGIDEVGRGCLFGDVVAAAVILPKGHVLEGVNDSKKLTEKKRDLLFDQIREEAISIGIGIVSVDEIEALNIKQASRLAMKIAAQQLQVKPDFLLVDAENVALDLPQAAIIHGDALSQSIAAASIIAKVTRDRMCLQWDEQYPEYGISVHKGYATKHHREMLLRYGPTPLHRKLFIRKIMAQLDEQAIVHENEQLVFDWI from the coding sequence ATGCTGGATTATGAGAAAGATTTATGGGAACAAGGATTTTGCAGCGTTGCTGGAATTGATGAGGTAGGGCGAGGGTGTTTATTTGGAGACGTTGTGGCAGCGGCCGTCATTCTTCCGAAGGGGCATGTTCTTGAAGGTGTCAATGATTCTAAAAAGTTGACGGAGAAGAAACGTGATTTGCTGTTTGATCAAATTAGGGAAGAAGCGATCTCGATTGGTATTGGGATTGTCAGTGTAGATGAGATTGAAGCATTAAATATCAAGCAGGCCTCAAGACTTGCCATGAAGATAGCCGCCCAGCAGTTGCAGGTTAAACCTGACTTTTTGCTGGTGGATGCAGAAAATGTAGCGCTAGATTTGCCGCAAGCTGCCATTATTCATGGAGATGCGTTAAGTCAGTCCATTGCTGCGGCTTCGATTATTGCCAAGGTCACAAGGGATCGGATGTGTTTGCAATGGGACGAGCAATATCCAGAGTACGGAATTAGTGTACATAAAGGGTATGCGACCAAACATCATAGAGAGATGCTGTTGCGTTATGGTCCGACACCGTTACATCGGAAATTATTTATACGTAAGATTATGGCTCAATTGGACGAGCAAGCGATTGTGCATGAGAACGAACAACTTGTATTTGACTGGATATAG
- the ylqF gene encoding ribosome biogenesis GTPase YlqF → MTIQWFPGHMTKARRQIEDKLKLIDVVIELLDARIPLSSRNPMVDEILKGKPRLVLLNKNDLADPKATAEWVQYFADQGLPAFPIDAATGTNVKEILPRVKQLWAHKIEAMLRKGINPRAIRALIVGIPNVGKSTLINQLAGKKIAATGDKPGVTKGQQWIKVGTEMDLLDTPGILWPKFEDQMVGMRLAATGAIKEELLHLDEIALFVIKYMVQHYGAGIQERFGVQDLPDDMDNIQEMVKVMEAIGRKRGCIVSGGKVDLDKTSLIIIRDLRAGKMGRISLEKPF, encoded by the coding sequence ATGACCATTCAATGGTTTCCTGGTCATATGACCAAGGCTCGCAGGCAGATTGAGGATAAGCTTAAACTGATTGATGTCGTGATTGAGCTCCTAGATGCCCGCATCCCGCTTTCCAGCCGAAACCCGATGGTTGATGAGATTTTGAAAGGTAAGCCGCGGCTCGTATTGCTGAACAAGAACGATCTTGCCGATCCGAAAGCTACAGCAGAGTGGGTGCAATATTTTGCCGATCAAGGCTTGCCCGCGTTTCCGATTGACGCTGCGACAGGTACGAACGTGAAGGAAATCTTGCCGCGCGTGAAACAACTATGGGCGCATAAGATTGAAGCTATGCTGCGCAAAGGGATTAATCCTCGCGCGATCAGAGCGCTCATCGTCGGGATTCCGAATGTCGGGAAATCTACGCTAATCAACCAACTTGCAGGCAAGAAGATTGCTGCCACTGGCGATAAACCTGGGGTTACCAAGGGGCAACAGTGGATTAAGGTTGGCACCGAAATGGACCTGCTAGATACACCGGGAATCTTATGGCCGAAGTTCGAGGACCAGATGGTCGGTATGCGTTTGGCAGCCACGGGTGCGATTAAGGAAGAGCTTTTACATTTGGATGAAATTGCTCTCTTTGTCATTAAATATATGGTCCAGCATTATGGAGCAGGGATTCAGGAACGTTTTGGCGTTCAAGACCTGCCAGACGATATGGATAATATTCAAGAAATGGTGAAGGTCATGGAGGCCATCGGGCGCAAGCGCGGGTGCATTGTAAGTGGAGGTAAAGTTGATTTAGACAAAACCTCCCTAATCATTATTCGTGATTTAAGAGCAGGGAAAATGGGACGTATCTCGTTAGAAAAGCCATTTTAA
- the lepB gene encoding signal peptidase I: protein MEHNDQIQPNPPMSATESKGTQVKKETWEWIKALIIAGVLVIVIRWFLFSPFIVDGDSMHPNFFTGERLIVNKIVYDIRDPKRGEVIVFHAPEGKDYIKRVIALPGETVKVTGDKVFINGEEMHENYIQDAIDQAVKEGHPYNTLLDFPETKVPEGELFAMGDNRPNSKDSRTKSVGFVPYNKIVGRAEVIFWPVNKIRFIHF, encoded by the coding sequence ATGGAACATAATGATCAAATTCAGCCCAATCCGCCAATGAGTGCAACGGAATCGAAGGGCACACAGGTGAAGAAGGAAACGTGGGAATGGATTAAAGCGTTAATTATCGCAGGTGTACTTGTTATTGTGATTCGTTGGTTTCTATTCTCGCCTTTTATCGTGGACGGGGATTCCATGCATCCTAATTTCTTCACGGGCGAGCGATTGATTGTTAACAAAATTGTGTACGATATTCGTGATCCGAAGCGCGGTGAAGTCATCGTTTTCCATGCGCCTGAAGGCAAAGATTATATCAAGCGTGTAATCGCACTTCCTGGTGAGACTGTGAAAGTCACGGGAGATAAAGTTTTTATTAATGGCGAAGAAATGCATGAGAATTATATTCAAGACGCCATTGATCAAGCGGTAAAAGAAGGTCATCCGTATAATACGTTATTGGATTTCCCTGAAACGAAGGTGCCGGAAGGCGAGCTTTTCGCAATGGGGGACAACCGTCCGAATTCCAAGGACAGCCGAACGAAAAGTGTTGGCTTTGTGCCTTACAATAAAATCGTAGGCCGCGCCGAAGTAATTTTCTGGCCGGTAAACAAAATTAGGTTCATACATTTTTGA